The Quercus robur chromosome 7, dhQueRobu3.1, whole genome shotgun sequence genome has a segment encoding these proteins:
- the LOC126692002 gene encoding uncharacterized protein LOC126692002, which produces MNSSSTRLARRTITTSWSLIPRSTAVVGRGGPSTRSASSSSSSSSPSPPQSNKSPKTEKKLVDRLSAVIDAVNDRKLPPELRGQRNAVRSETDIINVVEQRIWHSMEEGQFENLPGKGKPLNLSTNPHADPAEDTLYRILSQNGCAPEWVQLNKEIRTQISEWRAALKKAWAKTSNGDNSNWIQTSEPLKVQMREINSKVLRYNLIVPFGRQMCGLKWEKEMDRVNE; this is translated from the exons ATGAATTCAAGTTCAACCCGGCTTGCCAGAAGAACCATCACCACATCATGGTCTTTGATCCCAAGATCAACGGCTGTGGTTGGCCGTGGTGGGCCCAGCACTAGGTCGGCCtcgtcttcctcttcctcttcgtcACCGTCACCGCCACAATCAAATAAATCTCCGAAGACAGAGAAGAAGCTGGTCGACCGTTTATCCGCCGTCATAGACGCCGTCAATGACCGGAAACTTCCCCCTGAGCTTCGCGGCCAGCGCAACGCCGTCAG ATCAGAGACTGATATAATAAATGTAGTGGAGCAAAGAATATGGCACTCCATGGAAGAAGGGCAGTTTGAGAACCTACCTGGCAAAGGAAAGCCCCTTAACCTTTCTACCAATCCTCATGCAGACCCAGCAGAAGACACCTTGTATAGAATCCTCTCCCAGAATGGGTGTGCACCGGAGTGGGTTCAACTTAACAAAGAAATAAGGACTCAAATATCTGAGTGGCGAGCCGCGTTGAAGAAAGCTTGGGCAAAAACAAGCAATGGAGATAATTCTAATTGGATTCAAACTTCAGAGCCCTTAAAAGTGCAAATGCGAGAGATTAATAGCAAG GTTTTACGCTATAACCTTATTGTTCCTTTTGGCCGCCAAATGTGTGGGCTAAAGTGGGAGAAAGAGATGGATCGTGTAAATGAATGA
- the LOC126692004 gene encoding pistil-specific extensin-like protein: MGALVLAIFTASLLVSCTNLALAVNEPKVIHVGGKVLCQDCTQEWNEWVHGCKPIKGGKVSITCMDDRSRVVYYGSDATDELGQFDIIVNKYINGKELKAKLCSVRLVSSPDSTCNILTDFAGGKRGVKLNLPSLVYRDQIKYTLGPFYFTKPLCDEPNTTDSDDTHGGHY, encoded by the exons atgggagcTTTGGTTTTGGCAATATTTACAGCATCACTTCTAGTGAGTTGTACCAATTTAGCTTTGGCAGTGAATGAACCCAAAGTCATACATGTAGGTGGAAAAGTACTGTGCCAGGATTGCACCCAAGAATGGAACGAATGGGTTCATGGTTGCAAACCAATCAAAG GTGGTAAGGTATCAATAACATGCATGGATGATAGGAGTAGAGTTGTGTATTATGGAAGTGATGCGACCGACGAGTTAGGCCAATTCGACATCATTGTGAACAAGTACATAAACGGGAAGGAACTCAAAGCTAAGCTATGCTCAGTGAGACTTGTTTCCTCCCCAGACTCGACTTGCAACATTCTCACGGACTTTGCTGGTGGAAAGAGAGGAGTGAAACTCAACCTACCAAGTTTGGTGTACCGTGATCAGATTAAATATACTCTAGGCCCATTCTACTTCACAAAACCCTTGTGTGATGAACCCAATACCACTGATTCTGATGACACCCATGGAGGCCACTATTGA